The genomic stretch CTCCAATAGATTTTAGAAAAAATTTTGTTGATGGAAGAAGACTTTTAGGTGATGGTAAAACTTTTGAAGGACTTTTAGTAGCAGTTACATTTGGAACTACTGTAGGTATAATATTAGCAAAATTCTTAGGTATTTTTTGGATATATGTTAGTTTTATTGAATCTTTGTTAGCAATGCTTGGTGATATGGTGGGTGCCTTTATAAAAAGGAGATTAGGCTTAGCAAGAGGTGCAAGAGCTATAGGATTAGATCAGTTAGATTTCATACTCGGTGCCAGTTTAGCCTTAATACTAAGTAAAATATCTTTAAATATATATGAATTTTTAAGTATAGTAGTTATAGCTTTTGTGCTTCACATTTTAACTAATAATGTTGCATATCGATTAAAAATAAAAAGTGTACCGTGGTAATAAACTAATATGCCTAAAACTTCAAAATCTGACAAAGTTTATAGTTCACTAAATAATGTTTACATACTGATTATCTTAATTGTTATAATGGCAATAGGAATATTAGGATCTATTGCATTTCCTTATTATATCTCACCTATAACATATTCTAATGGTGGTGTTCCACAAGCAGGAGGTATTGCATTTCTTGCGACTCTTTTGATTGCAGGATTATTAATAGGAACCTATCTTCTAGAAAATAGAAATCATGAGTTGGGTGCTACGTTTTTGATTGCTGTTCTACTAATAATTATGGCTTATGTATGGATAGCTTATGGCTCTACAGCGATTAAATTTTTATTCAACATAAGTTAAGAAGAAGTGGATAATTATGGATCAAATCAAAATAAAGCTATCTAGTGGTAGAGAAGTAATATTAGATGATGAAGCTATTAGGGCGTTAAACGAGTATGTAAGAACACAGTTAACATTAGAGCAATTGGCTAAAAGGTTGGGATTAAGTGGATGGGAAGAAGCCTACGAATTAGTTAAGCAAGTACCAGCGTGGATAATGTGGACTCCTCTTCCTATTTATAAAAAGCTAAAAGTTTAGACTTTTCTATAACAATCGGGTCTAGATTCGTAAATTAAGCCTTGTTTTCTCATATCGGTTAATAATTTTTCTACATTTGTTTTATCAATTCCTATTCCCTCAGCTTCTTTTACAATTTCTTTTACTTTTGCACACTCGTTTGTGCCAGCTAAGGTATCAATAATTTCTAGTATTCTGGCCATTTTTTCTCTTGCGCTCTTTGGCTTTCCAGTCATAATTGTATCAATATCTATTTTGCCAGATTCTACATCTAATCCTACATTTTCGAGGAATATTCTCATTATATTTATTGCTCTTTCAGCATCTTCTCTCGTAACTTCATTTTTTAGTGCCATTCTTGCATAAGCTTCAGAGATTCTTATCAAGGCTTCAAGTTGCCTTGGTGTTATAATTATTGGAGAATCTGGTGATTCGGAACTCTTCTTTCTCATCTCTACAAAGAAATCTTGTAATAAACTCTTTGCTTCATCACTCAGTTTTGGAAATACATTCTTTCTAGCATATGCTATGTACTTCTTAAGTAAATCTACATCTATAATTTCTGTACTCTTTGTTTTACCAGAATGAACATTTAATATATGTGAAGCTAATAATTGATCTTCTACACCAGGTTTATCTATTAGTATAAATATTAAATCGAATCTCGAGAGTATAGTAGGCGGTAAATTAATATTTTCAGCTATCCCCCTTTCAGCTATGTATCTTCCTAACTTAGGATTTCCTGCAGCTATTACTGTAGCCCTTGCATTTAGCTTAGCTACAATTCCAGCTTTTGCTATAGAGACTGTTTGCTGTTCCATTGCTTCGTGGATTGCTACTCTATCTTCTTCTCTCATTTTATCAATTTCATCTATTACTGCTATTCCTCCATCGGCTAATACTAATGCACCAGCTTCCAAATAATAATCTCCAGTATTTTTATCTCTAGTTACAGTAGCCGTTAAACCAGCAGCAGTAGAACCTTTTCCAGTTGTATATACAGCTCTAGGAGCAACTCTTGCAGCAAACTGTAAAATTTGAGATTTTGCTGTACCTGGATCACCAATAATTAGTACATGTATGTCTCCTCTGACTCTGGTACCATCTTCCATTATTTTTGGTACTCCTCCAAATAGGGCTAATGCTATTGCTTCCTTTATCTCCCAATGTCCATATATTGATGGTGCTATTGAACTAATTATCTTCTCTCTTATCCAAGCATCTCTAGATAATTCTCTAATTTTTTTCTCATCTTCTTCTGATATCTTTACTTCATCTAATACTTTCTGTGAAATTTCTATGCTATTAACTTTTAAATAAAAATCAAAAATAGCTTTGCTCCCTCTTTTTATTTGAGAATCTTTCTTTATCTCTAAAATTCCAACTATCTTTACTCTATCTCCAGGACGGGCAGAGTCAACTAAATCGTCCTCAAAGATTACTTCAAGTTGTCTAGGTAACTGTCCAGGTGGAATTTCTTCTGGTCTCTCTTGGATGACTGCTTTTTGCCAGTCTATGAATTCTGATCTATCCTCAATAAGTTTAAATTGTCCAGCTTTTCCACATACTGGACATGTTGTAGGTAGTTCAATAATCTCATCAAATTCTCCTTCTGGTGGCCATACAAAATCTTGCATACAATCTGGATTAAGATGCTTAAACACTGATCTACTTAATCTTTCTTTTACTGGAGTAGATTTAACCAGTATACCTTCTATTGTAATCAGTTTCCCTGCATCATTGCTTCTTATTTTTCTTAATTCTATGAGTCTTGGTACATTAGTAATTCTTAAGTGTATTTTCTTTATTTCTTCTTGAAAAGAGGGATCTTTTTCTATTATATAATCATATATTTTACTCTCTAATATAGAGAAAATTTCTTTAGGATTATTGATTATTTGAGTAGCTAGTTGCTCATTAAAGTTGAACAAATCGCTGAAATTTATTATAATACTCTTCTTTCTATATGCTATAATTTCATTTATTTGATTAAGGTAAGTAGGCTTACCTTTGCTATCTCTATATGTATTAATAAATTCAAGAAGTAAGTCTCCGTAATCAGCTTGTTGTATAGCCAATTATATCACCTATGGTATGCTCAATAGTATATTTTATGTTTCTATAAACTAAAATTTCTTCCGTTGTTAGCCTGTCAAGTATTGTTTGATCTGAAATTCCTAGGAATGCTAGTTGTATTATCTTTCTTATTCTTATTGATATTATTTCATTTATAAGTTGCCTTGCTTTTCTTATTTGTTCTATTGCTTCTAGGTCATTTTTTAGTTTCAAATTATCGATAAGTAAAAGAGCTCTATAGTAAAAATCTTTAGGTAATTTTACTAATGATGCTGGCGTATTAATGTTTTGTCTTTCTTGAAACAAGACTCTACCTAATTCTTCTACTGAAACATAATCTAAAATTCTGACTATTGATTTTTTCTGTAGCTCGTCTGCTAACCAAAGTTTTATTTCATCTTCGCTACCTTTAGTTAAACTAATTTCTTCGAAGCCATCATCAAAAGGTCCCCAATCATCCAATACCATAATTTTCTTTTTGTTTAACAAGTTTAATTTTGATAAAGCTTTAAGTTGTACAGTAAGCATTGACACAAATAAAAATTAATCCAACAAAAAATAAAAGCATAGAGAGTAATGGAAGAACCGAAGTTAATACTTACTGTGAAAAATAACAAAAATAACAAATGCATAATTGAGATCCTTAACAGGTTATATTTAAAAGATCTAAATTCAAAGGCTGAAGAAATAGTAAAAAATGTTATACTAATTTACACATCATTATCTCCTATTATGGCATATGGATTGTTAATATCAGCACCTCCTTCTTGTTTAGCAAAAATATATCCTGTCGATTTAGTAATTCATTCAGTAAAAGAACAAGAAATCATAGATAAAATAACTAAATTTTTAAAGAAAAATATTCACTTTAAAACTTTTTATGTAGATTGTTATGATAGAGGTATTAAAATAAATTGCAGAGAGATTGAGATAGGAATAGGTATAGGTCTCAAGGGGTTTGCTAATGTGGATTACAAGAATCCAGAGAAAGTGATTGTAGTAAACGTGATAAAGAACTCTACCTATTTATCGGTAATTAAAAAGGGTCAAGAAAAAGTTTCAGTTATCTCTCTCCGTTAAAATATATAGTATTACTAAGATATTATAGGTTGAGGTGAAAGTTTTGGATGAGCTAAGAGATTTGGTTGAGGATGCAATTAAGGGCTCAACAGTATTTGAGAAAAGTAAAGTTTTAACACCAGATTATATTCCTAAAAACTTACCTCACAGAGAAAAACAGATAAAGGAGTTAAGTATAAATTTCAGAGAAATTCTATCAAATCCGGGGAGTACATCAGTTAGAGTAGTAATTTCTGGTAAGACTGGTACTGGTAAAACTGTTACAACAAAAAAGTTTGGGGAGCTTTTTAGTGCGATTGCGAAAGAAAAGGGGCTTAAAGTTGTTTATACTCATATAAATTGCCATAGACAAAGAACTCTTTATCTTATGCTAGTTGAAATTGCAAATCAGTTAAATTTGCAGATACCTAATAGAGGTTTATCCTCGCAAGAAACCTTTAAGTTAATATATGATTACCTAGAAAAAAGAAACATTCAATTAATAATTACATTGGACGAATTTGACTATTTTGTAAGTACCTCACCAGTTGAGGATATTTATTTTCTAGTCAGAATATATGATGAACTTAACGCTTTAGTAAAACGTATTCATTACATTTTCATTTTAAGAGAACTGACTAGTTTAGCAAGCTTAGACAAGAGCATAAAAGATCATGTGATAAAGAATGTTATAGAGTTTCCTCCATATACTTCTGACGAATTATATGATATTTTAATGGATAGGATAGTAAATGAGAAAGCATTCAGAGAAGGAGCTGTCTTAGAAGAAACTGTAAGATTCATTTCAGATATTTACGGTATTGACAAAGGTGGGAGTGGTAATGCCAGGCTTGCACTTGAAACATTAGAGCTTTCTGGTAAGATTGCAGATACAGAAGGATCATTATTAGTGACTATTGATCATGCTAAAAAGGCTAATTCAAAAATTAACCCCGAACTAAGTATAATCTTAGATACTATAAGAGACCTAGATTTACATCAACTATTAGTAGTTAAGGCTATAATGAATTTACATAAAAAGGAAGGAGATGATTTCTTCCCAATGGGGAAAGTAGAAGAAGAATATAATATTGTAGCAAAAGATTTAGGAGAAATACCTAGGAAACATACGCAAGTTTTTGAATATATAAGAAAGTTAAAATTAATGGGTTTAATAACAGCTAGGCAAAGTGGTAAAGGAATGCGTGGTAGAACAACTCTTATATCCCTTTCAGTTCCTATATCAGAAGAATTAGATAATCTAATTAATAATGAAATAAGGGATAGACTATTACAGCAAAAGAATTATTAAATCCTAGTATTTTAAAAATTCTTTATATTTTATTTAAGGAAGGAGAGATAAACATAAGTAAACTAGCTAAGGAAACTAAATTAAACTATTCTACTTTACTTAAATATATTGAAATCCTAGAACAGAAGAAACTTATTGAAGTAATAAGAGGAGATAGAAGCAAAATAGTCAGATTAAACTATGCTAATCCTAAAGTAATAATTTTAAAAAATTTGTTTGAGGAATTAGAAGATATATGACTGAAGCAAAAATAATAGATATTTCATCTAAGGATGTAGTTCTAAGAGAAGCTGTGGTAGAAGGGTATATAAAATTAAGGAAAGAAACAATAGAAAAAATCAAAAATAAAGAAATAGAAAAAGGCGACGTCATCACCGTAGCTAAAACAGCTGGAATATTAGCTGCTAAAAAAACTCCAGAATTAATACCAATGTGTCATCCGATGCCATTAGAGTTTGTTGATGTTGAAATTAAAATTGAAGAGGAAGGATTAAGAGTAATAAGTACTATTAAAGCCCATTATAAGACTGGTGTTGAAATGGAAGCACTCACTGCAACTTCAGTAGCTCTTCTTACTATTTGGGACATGGTTAAAAAGTATGAAAAAGATGAAAATGGGCAATATCCTTATACTGAGATAAAGTCAATTAGAGTTATTAATAAAATTAAGACTTACGACGATAAGAAGTAGTTCTTCTTTTACCTGGTTCTTTTTTCTCCGGTTCTTCTATTTCCACTTTGCTTCCTTCGTATAATGAAGAAATTAATTTAATAACTTCTTTTTCTTTTTCGGTAAGCTCGAGTTCCTTATCTAATTTTTCTTGGTATTTTCGGTAATATATTATAAAAGTTGGTAGAAAATCATTAAGAGTTTTATCTTTTGAGGCATGTATAACTTGGCCTATCTTTCTTAGTAATGTATCTAAAGCGTCTCTAGTTTCTTTAGTTTTTGCTAACTGTTGAATGTACTGAGGAAACTGATACTTGACCCACTTAGCTTTATATGTAGGTTTCTTCTTCTCTAAGGAAGCAAAAGCTACACCAGGGCC from Sulfolobus sp. S-194 encodes the following:
- a CDS encoding CDP-2,3-bis-(O-geranylgeranyl)-sn-glycerol synthase produces the protein MPIIDYVILSILYYLPALVANGSAPFVKNGTPIDFRKNFVDGRRLLGDGKTFEGLLVAVTFGTTVGIILAKFLGIFWIYVSFIESLLAMLGDMVGAFIKRRLGLARGARAIGLDQLDFILGASLALILSKISLNIYEFLSIVVIAFVLHILTNNVAYRLKIKSVPW
- a CDS encoding minichromosome maintenance protein MCM, whose protein sequence is MAIQQADYGDLLLEFINTYRDSKGKPTYLNQINEIIAYRKKSIIINFSDLFNFNEQLATQIINNPKEIFSILESKIYDYIIEKDPSFQEEIKKIHLRITNVPRLIELRKIRSNDAGKLITIEGILVKSTPVKERLSRSVFKHLNPDCMQDFVWPPEGEFDEIIELPTTCPVCGKAGQFKLIEDRSEFIDWQKAVIQERPEEIPPGQLPRQLEVIFEDDLVDSARPGDRVKIVGILEIKKDSQIKRGSKAIFDFYLKVNSIEISQKVLDEVKISEEDEKKIRELSRDAWIREKIISSIAPSIYGHWEIKEAIALALFGGVPKIMEDGTRVRGDIHVLIIGDPGTAKSQILQFAARVAPRAVYTTGKGSTAAGLTATVTRDKNTGDYYLEAGALVLADGGIAVIDEIDKMREEDRVAIHEAMEQQTVSIAKAGIVAKLNARATVIAAGNPKLGRYIAERGIAENINLPPTILSRFDLIFILIDKPGVEDQLLASHILNVHSGKTKSTEIIDVDLLKKYIAYARKNVFPKLSDEAKSLLQDFFVEMRKKSSESPDSPIIITPRQLEALIRISEAYARMALKNEVTREDAERAINIMRIFLENVGLDVESGKIDIDTIMTGKPKSAREKMARILEIIDTLAGTNECAKVKEIVKEAEGIGIDKTNVEKLLTDMRKQGLIYESRPDCYRKV
- a CDS encoding DNA replication complex GINS family protein, with the protein product MLTVQLKALSKLNLLNKKKIMVLDDWGPFDDGFEEISLTKGSEDEIKLWLADELQKKSIVRILDYVSVEELGRVLFQERQNINTPASLVKLPKDFYYRALLLIDNLKLKNDLEAIEQIRKARQLINEIISIRIRKIIQLAFLGISDQTILDRLTTEEILVYRNIKYTIEHTIGDIIGYTTS
- a CDS encoding THUMP domain-containing protein, which gives rise to MEEPKLILTVKNNKNNKCIIEILNRLYLKDLNSKAEEIVKNVILIYTSLSPIMAYGLLISAPPSCLAKIYPVDLVIHSVKEQEIIDKITKFLKKNIHFKTFYVDCYDRGIKINCREIEIGIGIGLKGFANVDYKNPEKVIVVNVIKNSTYLSVIKKGQEKVSVISLR
- a CDS encoding ORC1-type DNA replication protein; its protein translation is MDELRDLVEDAIKGSTVFEKSKVLTPDYIPKNLPHREKQIKELSINFREILSNPGSTSVRVVISGKTGTGKTVTTKKFGELFSAIAKEKGLKVVYTHINCHRQRTLYLMLVEIANQLNLQIPNRGLSSQETFKLIYDYLEKRNIQLIITLDEFDYFVSTSPVEDIYFLVRIYDELNALVKRIHYIFILRELTSLASLDKSIKDHVIKNVIEFPPYTSDELYDILMDRIVNEKAFREGAVLEETVRFISDIYGIDKGGSGNARLALETLELSGKIADTEGSLLVTIDHAKKANSKINPELSIILDTIRDLDLHQLLVVKAIMNLHKKEGDDFFPMGKVEEEYNIVAKDLGEIPRKHTQVFEYIRKLKLMGLITARQSGKGMRGRTTLISLSVPISEELDNLINNEIRDRLLQQKNY
- a CDS encoding winged helix-turn-helix transcriptional regulator gives rise to the protein MLYILFKEGEINISKLAKETKLNYSTLLKYIEILEQKKLIEVIRGDRSKIVRLNYANPKVIILKNLFEELEDI
- the moaC gene encoding cyclic pyranopterin monophosphate synthase MoaC; its protein translation is MTEAKIIDISSKDVVLREAVVEGYIKLRKETIEKIKNKEIEKGDVITVAKTAGILAAKKTPELIPMCHPMPLEFVDVEIKIEEEGLRVISTIKAHYKTGVEMEALTATSVALLTIWDMVKKYEKDENGQYPYTEIKSIRVINKIKTYDDKK